A single window of Candidatus Paceibacterota bacterium DNA harbors:
- a CDS encoding TraR/DksA C4-type zinc finger protein, whose protein sequence is MKDTFLKEIEEKLEEKKRSIENDLKGFAKKDKKVKNDWDTGYPKFEQSGGNVEDAADEVEEYANLLPVEHSLELKLVDVKIALDKIKKGKYGICEQCNKKISEERLDASPEARKCLDCTK, encoded by the coding sequence ATGAAAGATACTTTTTTAAAAGAAATAGAAGAAAAATTGGAGGAAAAAAAAAGATCAATAGAGAATGACCTGAAAGGTTTTGCCAAAAAAGACAAAAAGGTTAAAAATGACTGGGATACGGGATATCCAAAATTTGAACAATCGGGAGGTAATGTAGAAGATGCGGCGGACGAAGTTGAGGAATATGCAAACCTTCTTCCCGTTGAACATAGTCTTGAGCTTAAGCTTGTTGATGTAAAAATAGCCCTTGATAAAATAAAGAAAGGAAAATATGGAATTTGCGAACAATGCAATAAAAAGATAAGTGAGGAAAGATTAGATGCTTCTCCGGAAGCCAGAAAATGTCTTGATTGCACAAAATAA